A part of Amycolatopsis camponoti genomic DNA contains:
- a CDS encoding GNAT family N-acetyltransferase, which produces MSTATPPVRALLPDGEVAWVRELEACDGAAVLALRARLSGRDRHLMFFGLGVAGLAELSTQLSRGSGVGHTAVGCFVHSRLAGVARYDVLADPAEAQVALVVDGHGPVLGVAALLLEQLAVSAEHEGVRMFVADVDAGNAKMLGVFAALGIPFRPGLPTRNRSPE; this is translated from the coding sequence ATGTCCACCGCCACCCCACCGGTACGAGCCCTGCTCCCGGACGGCGAAGTCGCCTGGGTCCGCGAGCTGGAAGCATGCGACGGCGCCGCGGTCCTCGCGCTGCGGGCCCGGCTCTCCGGACGCGACCGGCACCTGATGTTCTTCGGTCTCGGCGTGGCGGGGCTCGCCGAGCTTTCGACGCAGCTGTCCCGCGGCTCCGGCGTCGGGCACACGGCGGTGGGGTGCTTCGTGCACTCCCGGCTCGCCGGCGTCGCCCGCTACGACGTTCTCGCCGACCCGGCCGAAGCGCAGGTCGCGCTGGTGGTCGACGGCCACGGCCCGGTGCTCGGCGTGGCGGCCCTGCTGCTCGAACAGCTCGCCGTCTCGGCGGAACACGAAGGGGTGCGGATGTTCGTCGCCGACGTGGACGCGGGAAACGCGAAGATGCTCGGCGTCTTCGCTGCACTGGGCATCCCGTTCCGGCCCGGCCTGCCAACGCGGAACCGCTCCCCGGAGTGA
- a CDS encoding BON domain-containing protein, giving the protein MTEIQHRPDHHLKTAVTDELAWTPSVNAEGIGVTVSDGVATLSGHVGTYPEKEEALRAATRVQGVTTTADKILVRHGHDVPVDADLAREAMAVFDRHTIVVPKDSVQVDVRDRVVTLRGSVDWHYQREAARRAVAVLPGISGVRNLITLRPSPGVSASETKAQIVAALARHAPGFAQHVEVGIDDGQVTLTGQVLTPAERRSAEQTAWFAPGVTSVDNQVKLSG; this is encoded by the coding sequence ATGACCGAGATCCAGCACAGGCCCGATCATCACCTCAAGACCGCTGTCACCGATGAACTCGCCTGGACCCCCAGCGTCAACGCCGAAGGGATCGGCGTGACCGTCTCGGACGGTGTCGCGACGCTGTCCGGACACGTGGGCACCTACCCCGAGAAGGAAGAGGCGCTGCGCGCCGCGACGCGGGTCCAGGGCGTGACCACGACCGCGGACAAGATCCTCGTCCGGCACGGTCACGACGTTCCGGTGGACGCGGATCTCGCCCGGGAGGCCATGGCCGTGTTCGACCGCCACACGATCGTCGTGCCGAAGGACTCGGTGCAGGTCGACGTGCGCGACCGGGTGGTCACCCTACGCGGCTCGGTGGACTGGCACTACCAGCGCGAAGCCGCCCGCCGGGCGGTGGCCGTGCTCCCCGGCATCAGCGGGGTGCGGAACCTGATCACGCTGCGGCCTTCGCCGGGTGTCTCGGCGTCCGAGACCAAGGCGCAGATCGTCGCGGCGCTCGCCCGGCACGCGCCGGGGTTCGCGCAGCACGTCGAGGTCGGCATCGACGACGGCCAGGTCACCCTGACCGGCCAGGTCCTCACCCCGGCCGAACGCCGTTCGGCCGAGCAGACCGCGTGGTTCGCCCCCGGTGTGACCTCGGTCGACAACCAGGTGAAGCTCTCCGGCTGA
- a CDS encoding slipin family protein: MNVLVIIAIAAALLLLLATAVRIVKQYEQGVLFRLGRVIGVREPGLRLIVPVVDVLRRVPLRIITMPIQSQGIITRDNVSVDVSAVAYFRVRDAVKSVVAIENVYAAIDQIAQTTLRKVVGQHTLDETLSETDSINVDIRRILDVTTLDWGVEVTLVELKDIQLPDTMKRAMARQAEAEREKRAKIISAEGESLAAAALGEASDTMMAHPLALQLRNLQSLVEIGVDKNTTVVFPAPLMSTIGELGSFLARESAAATRPEPAATAPIVPPKAAVNGTRAEEH, translated from the coding sequence ATGAACGTTCTCGTGATCATCGCCATCGCCGCCGCGTTGCTGCTTCTCCTCGCTACCGCGGTGCGGATCGTCAAGCAGTACGAACAGGGTGTCCTGTTCCGGCTCGGCCGGGTGATCGGCGTGCGCGAGCCGGGGTTGCGGCTGATCGTCCCCGTCGTCGACGTCCTGCGCCGGGTGCCGTTGCGGATCATCACGATGCCGATCCAGTCCCAGGGCATCATCACCCGGGACAACGTGAGCGTCGACGTGTCCGCGGTGGCGTACTTCCGGGTACGGGACGCGGTGAAGTCGGTCGTCGCGATCGAGAACGTCTACGCCGCGATCGACCAGATCGCCCAGACGACGCTGCGGAAGGTCGTCGGGCAGCACACGCTCGACGAGACGCTGTCCGAGACCGACAGCATCAACGTCGACATCCGCCGGATCCTGGACGTCACCACGCTCGACTGGGGCGTGGAAGTGACTTTGGTGGAACTGAAGGACATCCAGCTGCCCGACACGATGAAACGGGCGATGGCCCGGCAGGCCGAAGCGGAACGCGAAAAGCGCGCCAAGATCATCAGCGCCGAAGGCGAATCCCTCGCTGCCGCCGCACTCGGCGAGGCGTCGGACACGATGATGGCGCACCCGCTCGCGCTGCAGCTGCGCAACCTGCAGAGCCTGGTGGAGATCGGCGTGGACAAGAACACCACCGTCGTGTTCCCCGCCCCGCTGATGAGCACCATCGGCGAGCTGGGCTCCTTCCTGGCCCGCGAGAGCGCCGCCGCGACCCGGCCGGAACCGGCCGCCACGGCCCCGATCGTGCCGCCGAAAGCGGCCGTGAACGGAACCCGGGCCGAAGAGCACTGA